Proteins encoded together in one Orrella marina window:
- a CDS encoding ArsO family NAD(P)H-dependent flavin-containing monooxygenase has product MTRSSSSTYPVLDVVVIGAGQAGLATAYFLRRSNLAFVLLDDQPGPGGAWLHGWKSLRLFSPANWSSLPGWPMPASQSGVYPSRDEVLDYFRRYEERYQFPVDRPVRVQHVTREGEHFLIHTDRGVWASRALVSATGNWSNPYIPCFPGADHFKGSQQHSAFYEDAQPYRNQRVAIVGGGNSGAQILAEVSKVAQTVWITVEHPTFLPDDVDGRVLFERATQRWLAQKEGRTVDIPAGGLGEIVMVPPVREARERGVLVAERPFARFTETGIEWDDGRHKPVDAVIWCTGFRPALQHLVSLKIVEPDGKVQVNDSQSVKESGVWLVGYGDWTGPASATLVGVMRAARGAANQIARYLAG; this is encoded by the coding sequence ATGACCCGTTCATCATCTTCCACATATCCCGTGCTTGATGTCGTTGTCATCGGAGCAGGACAGGCTGGCCTGGCAACGGCGTATTTTTTGCGTCGATCAAACCTGGCGTTTGTTTTACTGGATGACCAGCCAGGGCCTGGCGGGGCCTGGCTGCATGGCTGGAAATCCCTTCGATTGTTCTCCCCGGCCAACTGGAGTTCATTACCAGGCTGGCCCATGCCCGCTTCCCAATCCGGCGTGTATCCCTCACGCGACGAGGTGCTGGACTATTTCAGGCGCTATGAAGAGCGCTACCAGTTTCCAGTCGACCGTCCCGTTCGAGTGCAGCATGTCACCAGAGAAGGTGAGCACTTTCTGATTCATACCGACAGGGGTGTCTGGGCAAGTCGGGCTCTGGTCAGTGCAACAGGCAACTGGAGCAATCCCTATATCCCGTGCTTCCCCGGAGCAGATCACTTCAAAGGCAGTCAGCAACACTCCGCCTTCTACGAGGATGCGCAGCCCTACCGAAACCAGCGTGTGGCCATTGTTGGTGGAGGCAACTCGGGTGCTCAGATCCTGGCTGAAGTCTCGAAGGTGGCACAAACGGTGTGGATCACGGTCGAGCATCCGACATTCCTGCCTGACGATGTCGATGGCAGGGTGCTTTTTGAGCGGGCCACCCAGCGCTGGCTGGCGCAAAAGGAAGGCCGGACGGTGGATATACCGGCAGGTGGTCTGGGGGAGATTGTGATGGTGCCCCCCGTACGCGAGGCCCGCGAGCGAGGGGTTCTGGTGGCTGAGCGTCCCTTTGCAAGGTTCACAGAAACGGGTATTGAATGGGATGATGGACGCCACAAACCTGTTGATGCCGTGATTTGGTGCACGGGGTTTCGTCCGGCGTTGCAGCACCTTGTCTCGTTGAAGATTGTCGAGCCGGACGGTAAGGTGCAGGTCAACGACAGTCAAAGCGTGAAGGAATCAGGCGTATGGCTAGTGGGATATGGAGACTGGACCGGCCCTGCTTCGGCGACGCTGGTTGGCGTCATGCGTGCGGCTCGAGGGGCTGCAAACCAGATAGCGCGTTATCTTGCCGGATGA
- a CDS encoding DNA/RNA helicase domain-containing protein translates to MIVYEADKKQFLHHSDFDDIEDLILANYQITTGKRVNESEIRSWRESLSHVARVLRDDEIPDEMGVAIELHIPQSSKRIDVTLTGRDADGNKNAIVIELKQWEKARATEKDAIVVTYLGKGQREVVHPSYQAWSYASLLEGFNEAVYNGGISIRSCAYLHNYTRDGVLDSEHYAGYAAKAPLFLKGARERQKLREFIKQHVRYGDSKEVLFELVNGRIRPSKALADALSGLLAARPEFVLIDDQKEVFEAVLSAVQTASPENPRVLIIQGGPGTGKTVLAINLLVRLTAQGCFGQYVSKNAAPREVYQHKLVGTITKTRFSNMFTGSGGFHGVEPNTYDFLIVDEAHRLNEKSGLYGNLGENQVKEVINASACTVFFLDEDQRVALSDIGSRDVIRSFALTKGAKIDEYELASQFRCSGSDGYLAWLDNTLGIRETANIWVGPTEYEFRVYDTPQDLHAAIEARNGQNRARVVAGYCWPWASKKDSASWDIVIGDTYKRQWNLTVDASLWIVAPESIAQVGCIHTCQGLEVDYIGVIVGPDLIVRDGQIITVPEKRDRHDKTIRGFKKRLKTEPEKVRAELDLIIRNTYRTLMTRGMKGCFIYCTDEQTREYFRARCTPAETT, encoded by the coding sequence ATGATCGTCTACGAGGCCGACAAGAAGCAGTTCCTGCATCACAGCGATTTCGATGACATTGAGGATCTGATTCTGGCGAATTATCAGATCACGACCGGCAAAAGGGTTAATGAATCCGAGATCCGGTCCTGGCGTGAATCTCTGAGCCATGTCGCCAGGGTCCTGCGTGACGACGAGATCCCCGATGAAATGGGTGTGGCGATCGAGTTGCACATCCCGCAGTCTTCCAAGCGAATCGATGTCACACTGACGGGTCGGGATGCCGATGGCAACAAGAATGCGATCGTGATCGAGCTCAAACAATGGGAGAAGGCGCGCGCAACAGAGAAAGATGCAATCGTCGTGACTTATCTCGGAAAGGGACAGCGCGAGGTTGTACACCCTTCCTATCAGGCCTGGTCGTACGCATCCCTGCTCGAAGGTTTCAACGAGGCGGTCTACAACGGCGGCATTTCGATAAGGTCCTGTGCCTATCTGCACAACTATACCCGTGACGGGGTGCTCGACAGTGAGCACTATGCCGGGTATGCGGCCAAGGCCCCTCTGTTTCTGAAGGGTGCGAGAGAAAGACAAAAACTTCGCGAGTTCATCAAGCAACATGTCCGCTATGGTGACTCGAAGGAAGTTCTGTTCGAACTCGTCAATGGACGAATCCGGCCGTCCAAAGCACTCGCCGATGCACTCTCGGGCTTGCTTGCAGCCAGGCCTGAATTTGTGCTGATCGATGATCAGAAAGAGGTGTTTGAGGCGGTACTGTCAGCCGTGCAAACAGCGAGTCCAGAGAACCCGCGCGTACTGATCATCCAGGGCGGGCCGGGTACCGGCAAAACCGTACTCGCGATCAATCTGCTGGTCCGCCTGACTGCGCAAGGTTGCTTTGGGCAGTATGTGTCAAAGAACGCGGCTCCGCGTGAGGTCTATCAGCACAAGCTCGTTGGCACCATCACCAAAACCCGTTTCTCCAACATGTTCACCGGTTCTGGCGGGTTTCATGGGGTTGAGCCAAACACCTATGATTTTTTGATTGTGGATGAGGCCCATCGCCTGAACGAAAAAAGTGGGCTGTATGGCAACCTCGGAGAGAACCAGGTCAAGGAAGTCATCAATGCATCGGCCTGTACTGTGTTTTTTCTGGATGAAGATCAGCGTGTTGCCCTGAGCGATATTGGCAGCAGGGATGTCATTCGATCCTTCGCTCTGACCAAGGGGGCCAAAATTGATGAGTACGAGCTCGCCTCACAATTTCGCTGCAGTGGTTCCGACGGATACCTGGCCTGGCTCGATAACACGCTCGGAATCCGGGAGACGGCCAACATCTGGGTTGGTCCCACTGAGTATGAGTTTCGGGTGTATGACACGCCACAAGACTTGCATGCCGCAATCGAGGCCAGAAACGGGCAGAACCGGGCCCGTGTTGTTGCTGGCTATTGCTGGCCGTGGGCGAGCAAGAAGGATTCTGCCTCCTGGGATATTGTGATTGGTGACACCTACAAGAGGCAATGGAATCTGACCGTGGATGCCAGTCTATGGATCGTCGCCCCGGAGTCCATCGCGCAGGTTGGCTGTATACATACCTGCCAAGGGCTCGAAGTCGATTACATCGGTGTAATCGTGGGGCCTGATCTGATCGTACGCGACGGTCAGATCATCACGGTTCCAGAAAAGCGTGATCGGCATGACAAGACCATCCGTGGGTTCAAAAAGCGACTCAAAACGGAACCCGAAAAAGTTCGGGCTGAACTCGATCTGATCATCCGCAATACCTATCGTACGCTCATGACTCGAGGCATGAAGGGATGTTTCATCTATTGCACGGATGAACAAACGCGTGAGTACTTTCGTGCTCGCTGTACACCCGCAGAAACGACCTAG
- a CDS encoding nucleotide pyrophosphohydrolase has protein sequence MLLDVAPVERALREFAHDRDWDQFHSPKNLSMALSAEVGELTEIFQWMTEDQSRTAGDDPGTAQAVRDELADVQLYLVRLASVLGVDLNRAVADKLQKNALKYPVDKSRGTSKKYTQI, from the coding sequence GTGCTGTTGGACGTGGCCCCTGTGGAACGGGCGTTGCGCGAGTTCGCACACGACCGTGACTGGGATCAGTTTCACTCCCCCAAGAACCTTTCCATGGCACTGAGTGCCGAGGTGGGGGAGCTGACCGAGATCTTCCAGTGGATGACTGAAGATCAGTCCAGGACTGCAGGGGACGATCCCGGTACCGCACAGGCTGTCAGAGATGAGCTTGCGGATGTCCAACTGTATCTGGTGCGTCTGGCGTCTGTGCTGGGTGTCGATCTCAATCGGGCGGTTGCCGACAAACTGCAGAAGAATGCGCTCAAGTATCCCGTCGACAAATCCCGCGGAACCAGCAAGAAGTACACACAGATCTGA
- a CDS encoding MurR/RpiR family transcriptional regulator, translated as MDKRAVDKLIKETYPELPPKLQQAARYVIDHPKAVALNSMRAVALDAGLPSSAMNRFAVQLGFDGYEPLRDVYRRWLAQGPGMFTERASALQQHDIQASASGLIQEIVEADCNNLAGIREPATTQSLNAACDLLVIARHVYVAGLRSLFPAAYYFNYACNMFRDNTRLLSGVAGVFADDLRHAKAGDTLIVFSYHPYAKDAISAVKFAREHGLKIIAVTDSAVSPVARHATVTILVSTTTPSIFPSVVPALSIAQTLVAMLIARAGRQSLKEIEKSEAQLQEFAVYAKDSKKAVR; from the coding sequence ATGGACAAGCGCGCTGTCGACAAGCTGATCAAAGAAACGTATCCGGAGTTGCCTCCCAAACTTCAGCAGGCAGCCCGCTATGTCATCGACCACCCCAAGGCAGTAGCGCTGAACTCCATGCGTGCCGTCGCGCTTGACGCTGGCCTGCCTTCGAGTGCAATGAATCGATTTGCCGTCCAACTTGGATTCGATGGTTACGAGCCCTTGCGAGATGTCTATCGAAGATGGCTTGCGCAAGGGCCAGGCATGTTTACAGAGCGCGCCAGCGCACTGCAACAGCACGACATCCAGGCCAGTGCCAGCGGTCTGATTCAGGAGATTGTTGAAGCTGATTGCAACAATCTCGCCGGTATCCGGGAGCCCGCCACAACTCAGTCTCTGAATGCCGCATGCGACCTGCTGGTCATTGCCCGCCATGTGTACGTCGCCGGACTACGCAGCCTGTTTCCTGCTGCGTACTATTTCAACTACGCATGCAACATGTTCCGGGACAATACCCGTTTGCTCTCAGGTGTTGCGGGTGTGTTTGCCGACGATCTCAGACATGCGAAAGCCGGCGACACACTGATCGTGTTCAGCTATCACCCATATGCAAAAGATGCCATTTCAGCGGTGAAGTTCGCACGCGAACACGGGCTAAAGATCATCGCGGTCACTGACAGTGCCGTATCTCCCGTCGCACGTCATGCGACCGTCACGATTCTGGTATCCACCACGACACCCTCTATTTTCCCGTCAGTGGTTCCCGCCCTGTCCATTGCCCAGACGCTGGTTGCCATGCTGATCGCCCGTGCAGGCAGGCAAAGCTTGAAGGAGATCGAAAAGAGCGAAGCACAGCTACAAGAGTTTGCGGTGTATGCGAAGGACAGTAAAAAAGCGGTCCGGTAA
- a CDS encoding acetyl-CoA hydrolase/transferase family protein: MRATYRDRIRHAVLESRITTPERAASLFRNAMTVGMSGFTKAGDCKALPDALARRALEDGLKLNIMTGASLGNESDGMMALAGLVERRSPFQADPRLRQEINAGRVMFTDQHLSETVEQLRAGNLPPVDIAIVEAIAIREDGSIVPSTSVGNTASFVQQARQIIVELNLAMPLALEGLHDIYIPGDRPSREPIPLTTVSQRIGTSAIKVDPDRIAAIVLTDSVDSPSNNLPPDEQTQAIAGHVVEFLSGEVAAGRMTPALMPLQAGIGTIANAVLHGLVESSFNGMTMYSEVLQDSTFELLDSGQLTFASASSITLSEATYRKFLDNVDRYRSRLVLRPQEISNHPEIVRRLGIIAINTALELDIYGNVNSTHVNGTHMMNGIGGSGDFARNAHLSIFVTKSTAKNGAISSIVPMVTHVDHTEHDVDIVATEWGLADLRGLAPRERAARIIDRCVHPDYRDMLWDYYRRACAAGGHTPHLLSEAFAWHQRFSNSGSMQERVVQTA; this comes from the coding sequence ATGAGGGCAACTTACAGAGACAGAATTCGCCATGCGGTCCTGGAGAGCCGCATTACCACCCCCGAGCGCGCGGCATCGCTGTTTCGCAACGCAATGACCGTCGGGATGAGCGGATTTACCAAAGCAGGTGATTGCAAGGCGCTGCCTGATGCGCTGGCTCGCAGGGCACTCGAAGATGGACTGAAACTGAACATCATGACGGGTGCATCACTCGGAAATGAAAGTGACGGCATGATGGCACTTGCCGGCCTGGTTGAGCGACGTTCACCGTTTCAGGCAGATCCTCGTCTTCGTCAGGAAATCAACGCGGGACGCGTTATGTTCACTGACCAGCACTTGTCAGAGACGGTTGAACAGTTGCGCGCGGGCAATCTGCCACCCGTTGACATTGCGATTGTCGAGGCGATTGCCATACGCGAAGATGGCAGCATCGTGCCGAGCACGTCTGTTGGCAACACGGCAAGTTTTGTGCAGCAGGCTCGCCAGATCATTGTCGAGCTTAATCTTGCCATGCCGCTGGCACTCGAGGGCTTGCATGACATCTATATTCCTGGCGACAGGCCTTCGCGCGAGCCGATTCCGCTCACGACGGTGTCTCAGCGTATCGGCACGTCCGCCATCAAGGTCGATCCCGATCGCATTGCTGCGATTGTTCTGACCGACAGTGTGGATAGCCCTTCGAATAACCTGCCCCCGGACGAGCAGACGCAGGCCATTGCAGGGCATGTCGTCGAGTTTCTCTCCGGTGAGGTGGCTGCCGGCCGCATGACCCCCGCTCTGATGCCACTGCAAGCAGGCATTGGTACGATTGCCAATGCGGTTCTGCACGGACTGGTAGAGTCATCCTTCAACGGCATGACCATGTACTCGGAAGTTTTGCAAGACAGTACCTTTGAGCTGCTGGATTCTGGGCAGCTGACATTTGCATCGGCGTCATCCATCACCTTGTCCGAAGCGACCTACCGAAAGTTCCTGGATAACGTCGATCGCTATCGCTCACGCCTGGTTCTGCGTCCCCAGGAGATCAGCAATCATCCGGAGATCGTGCGACGTCTGGGGATCATTGCCATCAATACCGCGCTTGAGCTTGATATCTACGGTAACGTCAATTCCACACACGTCAACGGTACACACATGATGAACGGTATTGGTGGGTCCGGGGACTTTGCGAGAAACGCGCATCTGTCCATTTTTGTGACCAAGTCAACCGCAAAGAACGGCGCGATCTCAAGCATTGTTCCCATGGTGACACATGTTGACCATACCGAGCATGATGTCGACATTGTTGCAACCGAGTGGGGACTGGCGGATCTCCGGGGTCTCGCGCCGCGCGAGCGGGCCGCACGGATCATCGATCGCTGCGTGCATCCGGACTATCGCGACATGCTGTGGGACTATTACCGCCGTGCCTGTGCTGCCGGTGGGCACACACCTCATCTGCTGTCCGAGGCGTTTGCCTGGCATCAGCGTTTTTCAAACAGCGGATCGATGCAGGAGAGGGTTGTACAAACTGCTTGA
- a CDS encoding putative bifunctional diguanylate cyclase/phosphodiesterase, translated as MKTIKDSLELQVWLYILFVSSLLTGTLGLVGNTWPELSVPDSLMVTSQGAIALILGGIIMMSLLLGLRSPRLSSGVLLLLMAVYSLLENVFVSILFSGVPWIADLSSLASLPAACVALLGLLALLGLDTVPGRTLARFVGLVGIGVGLVVMYGYVFEPPQQSDELVLGFSRMTSVFCIGFGIGLMLLAMTPDRPSLRISAPAAVIGALSISATFGLLLIASWGSHAERHLAARAVLEQQVTLLQREMYSSVGLIERLADRWASLNMSVPMALQRVEVQRYLTDVPSLRALAVTRNGEQFILTQGKSFEDQAWLEQVLSDPQGKRWVQNIVQSDIPYAWHITDPASSLMTILLVRPTGSPQNLFFASFDLQALLNPLLHAGGQEYEFALESTDPTSEPEFSHGHGHPNEVYESMSVSITNGPTFYVSSYAGPVNMLSLRGALVPGILIFGVLVSYLLTMASSLASIQRRKSHELSVEEQRLRSLFSQSPDAVFEFSNDGTYQSLNRHARAITGIKDSDLGIVNYHDFLDNNAMSKRDYAMFDSAFETTVGGTAQNFSVTFLNFDDESRDYEISFVPILVDGRVQGVYAVVKDVTERLLARENQHLLTRSLESSDSAVLVVDVRKDTMPVVFVNAAFTDVTGFSKEEVMAGNLSLLISMMEEADDVEAINRAMENGQAASLTVKSYRRSGAPFWNQLSLTPVRDVDGNVTHYTAIMKDVSEMREQAGKLAYQATHDVLTGLPNRTLFEDRLEHDIAMCQRKGTQLAVLFVDLDEFKPINDALGHRVGDEVLISVARSLQEVVGPADTLARFGGDEFVLLLPNLSSVAQAERMAEMLLTQVGQPHRVAGNELYVTASVGISLLSEGHTSARLLQQADIAMYKAKQQGRDTYAVYAEDLNESLSMRVTLRNELQEAIRQEQLHLNYQPQVDQAGRICGIEALVRWRHPVKGFISPAEFIPVAEETGQIIQLGRWVTTQTCRDAKQLLDIGLLTSRVAVNLSTLQFHRPGFVASLLDILKQTDLPPTYLELELTESILMRNSETAIGLLHILRDKGISASIDDFGTGYSSFSYLKDLPVESVKIDKTFVDNVTTDRKDAAVCKGIITMAREMGMKVIAEGVETREQFELLKGFGCDMFQGYYFARPMSFEKLVDWMKSGLPDSTK; from the coding sequence ATGAAAACCATCAAAGACTCCCTGGAACTGCAGGTTTGGCTATACATCCTTTTTGTGTCGAGCCTGTTGACCGGGACGCTTGGTCTGGTGGGCAATACATGGCCAGAACTATCTGTACCAGACTCGCTGATGGTGACAAGCCAGGGGGCGATTGCACTGATACTCGGCGGCATCATCATGATGTCGTTGCTGCTAGGACTTCGTTCACCTAGGCTTTCTTCGGGGGTCTTGCTCCTGCTCATGGCTGTGTACAGTCTGCTCGAGAACGTCTTTGTCTCGATCTTGTTTTCGGGTGTGCCCTGGATAGCAGATCTCTCGAGCCTTGCATCCCTTCCGGCTGCTTGTGTTGCGTTGCTAGGCCTGCTGGCGTTACTTGGGCTGGATACTGTCCCTGGCCGGACCCTGGCACGCTTTGTAGGTCTAGTTGGCATCGGAGTTGGCCTGGTCGTCATGTACGGATACGTTTTCGAGCCGCCACAACAGAGCGACGAGCTGGTGCTGGGTTTCAGTCGGATGACCTCCGTCTTCTGTATTGGCTTCGGTATCGGACTGATGCTGCTGGCGATGACACCCGATCGTCCAAGTTTGCGTATCAGTGCCCCGGCTGCTGTGATCGGGGCTCTGAGTATCAGCGCAACCTTTGGACTGCTTCTGATTGCAAGCTGGGGATCTCATGCAGAACGTCACCTGGCCGCAAGGGCGGTGCTTGAACAGCAGGTCACTCTATTGCAGCGGGAGATGTATTCGTCGGTTGGATTGATTGAGCGGCTGGCCGATCGCTGGGCCTCATTGAACATGAGTGTGCCCATGGCATTGCAGCGAGTCGAGGTGCAACGCTACCTGACGGATGTCCCATCCCTGCGAGCACTGGCTGTTACCCGAAATGGTGAACAGTTCATTCTGACCCAGGGTAAGTCCTTTGAGGACCAGGCATGGCTTGAGCAAGTGTTGAGTGACCCGCAAGGCAAGCGCTGGGTGCAGAATATTGTTCAAAGTGACATACCGTATGCATGGCACATCACGGATCCGGCTTCTTCGTTGATGACAATCCTGCTGGTTCGGCCGACGGGCTCGCCACAGAACTTGTTTTTTGCAAGTTTTGACCTGCAGGCATTGCTGAATCCGCTATTGCATGCAGGTGGCCAGGAATACGAGTTCGCACTCGAGTCGACGGACCCGACATCGGAACCGGAGTTCAGCCATGGGCATGGTCATCCGAACGAAGTTTATGAAAGTATGTCCGTTTCCATCACGAACGGACCGACTTTTTACGTCTCCTCGTATGCGGGTCCGGTCAACATGCTCAGTTTGCGTGGTGCGTTGGTTCCGGGCATTCTGATATTCGGTGTTCTGGTGAGCTATCTGCTGACGATGGCCAGCAGTCTTGCATCGATCCAGCGACGAAAATCACATGAACTGAGTGTGGAAGAGCAACGCTTGCGCTCGCTCTTTTCCCAGTCGCCAGACGCTGTATTCGAGTTCTCCAATGACGGAACATACCAGTCCTTAAATCGACACGCGCGCGCGATTACCGGAATCAAGGATTCAGATCTCGGGATAGTCAACTACCACGATTTTCTCGACAACAATGCCATGTCCAAACGTGATTACGCGATGTTCGACTCGGCGTTCGAAACCACCGTTGGTGGAACAGCACAAAACTTCAGTGTGACGTTTCTGAATTTTGATGATGAGTCGCGTGACTATGAGATCTCTTTTGTACCCATTCTGGTTGATGGTCGCGTCCAGGGCGTCTATGCGGTTGTCAAGGACGTGACTGAACGACTGCTTGCCCGGGAGAATCAGCACCTGCTCACGCGTAGCCTTGAGTCAAGTGACAGCGCGGTGCTAGTGGTCGATGTCAGAAAGGACACAATGCCAGTCGTGTTTGTCAATGCGGCATTTACCGATGTCACGGGTTTCAGCAAAGAAGAAGTCATGGCTGGGAATCTTTCCTTGCTCATCTCAATGATGGAGGAGGCAGACGATGTCGAGGCGATCAACAGGGCGATGGAGAATGGTCAGGCTGCCAGTTTGACTGTCAAAAGTTATCGACGTAGTGGTGCTCCTTTCTGGAATCAGCTGTCACTGACCCCTGTCAGGGATGTGGACGGAAATGTGACCCATTACACCGCCATCATGAAAGATGTGTCTGAGATGCGCGAACAGGCGGGCAAGCTGGCTTATCAGGCGACACATGATGTGCTGACCGGACTGCCTAACCGCACTTTGTTCGAAGACCGGCTCGAGCATGATATCGCCATGTGTCAGCGTAAAGGAACGCAACTTGCCGTGCTCTTTGTCGACCTCGACGAGTTCAAGCCAATCAACGATGCGCTCGGGCACCGTGTGGGTGATGAAGTTCTCATCAGCGTGGCCCGTTCATTACAGGAAGTTGTTGGCCCAGCGGACACGCTCGCGCGGTTCGGGGGGGATGAGTTTGTACTATTGCTACCCAATCTGAGCTCGGTTGCGCAGGCAGAGCGAATGGCAGAAATGTTGTTGACTCAGGTTGGACAGCCGCATCGAGTGGCGGGCAACGAGCTGTATGTGACTGCCAGTGTCGGGATCAGTCTACTGAGCGAGGGCCATACATCCGCCAGATTGCTGCAGCAGGCGGATATTGCAATGTACAAGGCCAAGCAACAGGGCAGGGACACCTACGCAGTCTATGCTGAAGATCTGAATGAAAGTCTCTCCATGCGAGTCACTTTGCGCAACGAGTTGCAGGAGGCCATCAGACAAGAGCAGCTGCATCTGAACTATCAGCCGCAGGTAGATCAGGCAGGTCGCATCTGCGGGATCGAGGCCTTGGTGCGCTGGCGGCATCCAGTCAAGGGCTTCATCTCTCCGGCGGAATTCATTCCGGTGGCAGAAGAGACAGGGCAGATCATCCAGCTCGGTCGCTGGGTCACGACGCAGACGTGTCGAGACGCGAAACAACTTCTGGATATTGGTCTTCTCACGAGCAGAGTCGCGGTCAATCTGTCCACTCTGCAGTTTCACCGGCCAGGGTTTGTCGCAAGTTTGCTTGACATTCTGAAGCAGACTGACTTGCCTCCTACGTATCTGGAGCTCGAGTTAACGGAAAGTATCCTGATGCGAAACAGTGAAACCGCAATAGGTTTGTTGCATATTCTGAGAGATAAGGGCATCAGTGCCAGCATTGATGACTTTGGAACAGGGTATTCAAGCTTCAGCTACCTGAAGGACCTGCCGGTTGAAAGCGTCAAGATCGACAAGACGTTTGTGGACAACGTGACGACAGACCGAAAGGATGCCGCAGTGTGCAAAGGGATCATCACCATGGCACGCGAGATGGGCATGAAGGTGATAGCAGAAGGTGTTGAAACCCGGGAACAGTTTGAGTTGCTCAAGGGGTTTGGCTGTGACATGTTTCAGGGCTACTACTTTGCCAGACCCATGTCCTTCGAAAAACTGGTCGACTGGATGAAGTCCGGTTTGCCAGACAGCACAAAGTAG
- a CDS encoding short-chain fatty acid transporter has product MFKVLTRASVRLVERYLPDPFIFVLLLTVVAGTAAVVGEKNSPIQVIRMWGNGFWSLLTFAMQMLLVLLTGHMLANTPIVKRWLAALARLARSAGAAIVLVTVVSLVASWINWGFGLVVGALFAKQLASQVRVDYRLLVASAYSGFLVWHGGLASSIALTIATPGHFSANKIGVISTSETIFSVFNIAIVLALFVAVPLINRLMLPSEKESVYVNPAQLETEETEHDDTSNRPADRLENSKLISWLLGAAGLAYMFDYFVVRSGSLNLNVINFSFLFLALILHGTPRRILRSLDAAIKGGAGIVIQFPFYAGIMAIMIESGLATSLSEWFVSFSTPTTLPFWSFLSAGLVNIFVPSGGGQWAVQSPVVISAAQALGADIPRVAMAVAWGDSWTNMLQPFWALPVLAIAGLKAKDIMGFCLIQLFVSGILISIGLTWL; this is encoded by the coding sequence ATGTTCAAAGTGCTTACTCGTGCCTCGGTGCGACTGGTCGAGCGTTACCTTCCAGATCCCTTCATTTTTGTGTTGTTACTGACAGTGGTGGCAGGGACTGCTGCGGTAGTAGGAGAGAAGAATTCTCCCATCCAGGTCATACGTATGTGGGGAAATGGCTTCTGGAGCCTGCTGACTTTTGCGATGCAGATGCTGCTGGTGCTGTTGACCGGACATATGCTGGCTAACACACCGATCGTCAAACGCTGGTTGGCAGCGCTCGCGAGACTTGCACGATCTGCCGGAGCGGCCATCGTTCTCGTGACGGTTGTCTCACTGGTCGCAAGCTGGATCAATTGGGGATTCGGACTCGTTGTCGGCGCGTTGTTTGCCAAACAACTGGCGAGTCAGGTCAGAGTGGATTACCGGCTACTCGTCGCAAGCGCTTACTCCGGTTTCCTTGTCTGGCATGGTGGGCTGGCAAGTTCGATTGCGTTGACGATCGCCACGCCGGGACATTTTTCTGCGAACAAGATCGGTGTCATCTCGACATCTGAAACGATCTTCTCGGTTTTTAATATCGCGATTGTTCTGGCGCTTTTTGTTGCTGTTCCTTTGATCAATCGGTTGATGCTACCCTCTGAGAAGGAAAGCGTCTATGTCAATCCAGCCCAGCTTGAAACCGAGGAGACCGAGCATGACGATACGAGCAATCGACCTGCAGACCGTCTGGAGAACAGCAAGCTAATTTCATGGTTGCTCGGTGCGGCAGGCCTGGCTTACATGTTTGACTACTTCGTAGTGCGATCCGGTAGCCTTAACCTGAACGTCATTAACTTCTCGTTCCTCTTTCTGGCGTTGATTTTGCACGGCACACCACGGCGTATCCTTCGGAGCCTTGATGCGGCAATCAAGGGCGGTGCAGGCATTGTGATCCAGTTTCCCTTCTACGCAGGGATCATGGCCATCATGATCGAATCGGGTCTGGCAACGAGTTTATCTGAATGGTTTGTATCGTTCTCGACCCCGACGACGCTGCCATTCTGGAGTTTTCTCAGTGCAGGTCTGGTGAATATCTTTGTGCCTTCCGGTGGTGGGCAGTGGGCTGTTCAGAGCCCGGTGGTCATATCGGCAGCGCAGGCGCTTGGGGCAGATATTCCACGTGTTGCGATGGCGGTCGCGTGGGGCGACAGCTGGACAAACATGCTCCAGCCATTCTGGGCCTTACCGGTGCTGGCAATTGCCGGGCTCAAAGCCAAAGACATCATGGGCTTTTGTCTGATTCAGCTTTTTGTGTCAGGTATCCTGATCTCGATTGGTCTGACCTGGCTCTGA